The Sphingopyxis sp. YR583 sequence GGCGGGCAGCAATATCGACCTCGGCGTGCCCTTCTATCCGCTCGTCGCGATCAACTTCCCGACCTATGCCGCCGACGAACTGCCGCCCGAACTCGCGGGCACCCCCGCGATCAAGCCGGGCAGCCGGAGCGTCGCGGCTTGAACGGCACGCCCCCTTCCCGCCTGCGGCTCGGCGTCAACATCGACCATGTCGCGACGATCCGCAACGCGCGTGGAGGCGAGCATCCCGATCCGGTGCGCGCGGCCGAAATCGTCGCGGCGGTCGGCGGCGACGGCATCACCGCGCATCTGCGCGAAGACCGGCGCCATATCCGCGACGACGATCTTGCGCGCATCCAGGCGGCGACCGACCTGCCGCTCAACCTCGAAATGGCGGCGACCGACGAGATGCTCGAGATCGCGCTGCGCCACAAACCGCACGCGGCGTGCATCGTCCCCGAAAAGCGCGAGGAGCGCACGACCGAGGGCGGGCTCGACGCCGCGGGCCAGCATAATCATCTCGCGCCGATCGTCGCCCGGCTGAACGATGCGGGTATCCGCGTCAGCCTGTTCATCGAACCCGATGCGCGCCAGATCGAGGCCGCGATGCGTCTCCGCGCGCCCGTCGTCGAATTCCACACCGGCCGCTACGCGCATGTCGAGGGCGAGGACCGCGCCGCCGAACTCCGCCGCCTTGCCGACGCTGCCGCGCTCGCATGGAAAAACGGTATCGAACCGCATGCGGGGCACGGCCTCACCTATGAGAATGTCGTGCCCGTCGCCGCGATCCCGCAGCTCGCCGAACTCAACATCGGCCATTATCTTATCGGCGAGGCGATCTTCACCGGGCTCGAGGATGCGGTGCGCCGGATGCGGGCTTTGATGGACGAGGCGCGGGGCGCGTGATCATCGGCCTCGGCTCCGACCTCTGCAATATCGAGCGTATCCAGAATTCGCTCGATCGGTTCGGCGAGCGATTCGAGAATCGCGTCTTCACCGACGTCGAGCGCGCCAAGGCGGCGCGGCGCCCCTTCACCCGCGCCGGCACGTACGCCAAACGCTTCGCGGCCAAGGAGGCTTTCTCGAAGGCCGTCGGCACGGGGTTCAAACGCGGGGTGTTCATGAAGGACATCGGCGTCGTCAACGCCCCATCGGGCGCACCGACATTGGCGCTCACCGGCGGCGCCGCCGAACGGCTCGCGGCGATCATCCCGCCCGGCCATAGCGCGCATATCCACCTGACACTGACCGACGACCATCCGTGGGCGCAGGCTTTCGTCATCATCGAAGCAATCAAGGACTGAACGAATAATGGCGAAAGACAGGACGAAGGATGACGGCGGCTGGGGCAAGCTGATCCGCGATGTGGTGGTGATATTGCTCCTCGTGCTCGGCATCCACAGCTGCGTCGCCAAGCCTTTCTATATTCCGTCCGATTCGATGATGCCGGTGCTGCGCAATGGCGACCGGCTGATCGTCAGCAAATATCCCTATGGCTGGTCCTATTCGTCTGTCAGCTTCCACCTCGC is a genomic window containing:
- the acpS gene encoding holo-ACP synthase, with the translated sequence MIIGLGSDLCNIERIQNSLDRFGERFENRVFTDVERAKAARRPFTRAGTYAKRFAAKEAFSKAVGTGFKRGVFMKDIGVVNAPSGAPTLALTGGAAERLAAIIPPGHSAHIHLTLTDDHPWAQAFVIIEAIKD
- a CDS encoding pyridoxine 5'-phosphate synthase encodes the protein MNGTPPSRLRLGVNIDHVATIRNARGGEHPDPVRAAEIVAAVGGDGITAHLREDRRHIRDDDLARIQAATDLPLNLEMAATDEMLEIALRHKPHAACIVPEKREERTTEGGLDAAGQHNHLAPIVARLNDAGIRVSLFIEPDARQIEAAMRLRAPVVEFHTGRYAHVEGEDRAAELRRLADAAALAWKNGIEPHAGHGLTYENVVPVAAIPQLAELNIGHYLIGEAIFTGLEDAVRRMRALMDEARGA